A single window of Thermodesulfovibrionia bacterium DNA harbors:
- a CDS encoding Ni/Fe hydrogenase subunit alpha, translating to MSEELIARIEGHANIKINVKGRKLESIKLDVLTPPRLFEKLIVGRHFNDVPTIVSRICSICAASHRVVSVIAIESAFGVKVREEAKLLRELLLHGESLQSHGLHLFMLALPDYYGKNSFVELATDMPETVSLGFKIKGLGNEIQQAVGGRAIHQIIPIVGGMSAVPSREDLKAIKDKAEPLIEAVAEFLKQIPPMKSSSLVQVKNWVSLAGNSGSDVLINATELTGIEEFWQRINESSLPPSYTKHTLLENEPFMVGPLARMLNLPSLPTGRTADLIERLGVAKDRSVYMNNLARGLEIVIFLEEVTAIINKLLEMNIPEDGGILVDVIPQASKGVAAIEAPRGLLLHSYTFDSNGYVTAGDIVTPTALNLAEMERGLGIMAEALLKEKADIIPELETLIRAYDPCISCSVHVVNL from the coding sequence ATGAGCGAAGAATTGATAGCCAGGATCGAAGGCCACGCAAACATAAAGATCAATGTAAAAGGCCGAAAGCTCGAGTCTATAAAGCTTGATGTGCTCACTCCGCCGAGATTGTTTGAGAAGCTGATAGTCGGCAGGCACTTCAATGATGTGCCGACGATAGTCTCAAGGATATGCTCAATATGCGCGGCATCCCACAGGGTGGTCTCAGTCATAGCGATAGAGTCTGCCTTCGGAGTAAAGGTCCGTGAAGAGGCAAAACTCCTCAGAGAGCTTTTACTTCACGGCGAGTCGCTTCAGAGCCACGGGCTTCATCTCTTTATGCTCGCTCTGCCTGACTATTATGGCAAGAACTCTTTTGTAGAATTAGCCACAGATATGCCTGAGACCGTCTCTCTCGGGTTTAAGATCAAGGGGCTTGGGAATGAGATACAGCAGGCTGTGGGCGGCCGCGCGATCCACCAGATAATTCCAATAGTCGGCGGCATGAGCGCTGTGCCGTCGCGTGAAGATCTCAAGGCAATAAAAGATAAGGCCGAACCTCTGATAGAGGCTGTAGCTGAATTTCTCAAACAGATCCCTCCAATGAAGTCATCATCACTTGTGCAGGTTAAGAATTGGGTTTCACTTGCAGGTAATTCCGGAAGCGATGTATTAATAAACGCTACAGAGCTGACGGGAATTGAGGAATTCTGGCAGAGGATAAATGAATCATCACTGCCTCCTTCATATACGAAACATACGCTCCTTGAGAATGAACCTTTCATGGTCGGCCCGCTTGCGAGGATGCTGAATTTACCTTCTCTTCCAACAGGGCGTACAGCTGATCTCATTGAGAGGCTTGGAGTGGCCAAAGACAGGTCGGTTTATATGAACAACCTCGCGCGCGGTCTTGAGATAGTGATCTTTCTGGAGGAAGTGACAGCCATTATCAATAAATTATTAGAGATGAACATTCCTGAAGATGGAGGAATACTTGTTGATGTCATTCCGCAGGCAAGTAAGGGAGTCGCTGCTATCGAGGCGCCGAGAGGGCTGTTGCTTCACTCTTATACCTTTGACAGTAATGGCTATGTCACAGCAGGTGATATAGTCACGCCAACAGCGCTTAATCTCGCGGAGATGGAGCGGGGGCTTGGCATAATGGCAGAGGCGCTCCTGAAAGAGAAGGCGGATATAATACCTGAGCTTGAGACGCTGATACGCGCTTACGATCCCTGCATATCCTGTTCTGTGCATGTTGTGAACCTCTGA
- a CDS encoding sulfhydrogenase 1 subunit delta — translation MGKPKAGFYSLTSCSGDILEITNLGEDILKLFDLVEVVHLNVAMPSTGKDPDIAFVEGAVTSMEDEEFLKALRKKVKQLVGIGTCACTGGVIARGPEDRRNWLTDVYPESGAGFDITFPRPLKDIVTVDFSIPGCPIEKKYLLHCLGYLLKGVLPEVPAYSVCMECKMKGNECLLRYRSSACLGPVTKAGCGARQPSLGRPCDGCFGFYDDANKESLIEIFREMGLSEDEIKKRFDLFLERGL, via the coding sequence ATGGGAAAACCAAAGGCAGGCTTTTATTCGCTTACATCATGCTCAGGCGACATACTTGAGATAACAAATCTCGGCGAGGATATTCTTAAACTATTTGACCTTGTAGAGGTTGTGCATCTGAATGTTGCAATGCCGTCAACAGGCAAAGACCCTGATATAGCCTTTGTTGAAGGGGCTGTGACATCTATGGAGGATGAGGAATTTCTCAAAGCCCTCCGCAAAAAGGTTAAACAGCTTGTTGGAATAGGCACATGCGCTTGCACAGGCGGTGTGATAGCGCGCGGGCCTGAAGATAGAAGGAACTGGTTAACTGATGTCTATCCTGAATCAGGTGCAGGTTTTGATATAACCTTCCCAAGGCCGCTGAAGGATATTGTCACTGTGGACTTCTCCATTCCCGGATGCCCAATCGAGAAGAAGTATCTTCTCCACTGCCTCGGGTATCTGCTTAAAGGCGTTCTGCCTGAGGTGCCTGCATACTCGGTCTGCATGGAGTGCAAGATGAAGGGCAATGAGTGCCTTTTGAGATACAGAAGTTCGGCATGTCTCGGCCCTGTTACTAAAGCAGGATGCGGTGCGAGGCAGCCTTCTCTCGGCAGGCCGTGCGACGGATGTTTCGGCTTTTATGATGATGCAAACAAGGAATCACTCATTGAGATATTCAGGGAGATGGGCTTGAGTGAAGATGAGATAAAGAAGAGGTTTGACCTTTTTCTGGAGCGAGGGCTATGA
- a CDS encoding FAD/NAD(P)-binding protein, whose product MSLIPVIARLEEKRALDHNHSLFRFIFKEEQMREKFHFQPGQFVMLSIFGVGEAPISITSGPDEKGFIDLCVRKAGRVTTALYSLEENGKVGIRGPFGNGYPVDKMRGGNLLIVAGGLGIAPLRSLIRYVLWRREAFKEVAIVYGTKNPASLLFNEEMRELVLRRDIKCLLTVDSAQDNESWKGHVGSVTDLIDMTGMPLMDTSVAVCGPPGFYKYVLEKLLSLGCSKGKIYMSLERRMECGEGKCGHCVIGHKYTCIDGPIFTYWDAINLPEIF is encoded by the coding sequence ATGAGCCTTATACCTGTGATAGCGAGGCTTGAAGAGAAGAGGGCGCTTGATCATAATCACAGCCTCTTCAGATTCATATTTAAAGAAGAGCAGATGCGGGAGAAATTTCACTTTCAGCCGGGGCAGTTTGTAATGCTCAGCATATTCGGTGTTGGAGAAGCTCCGATATCGATTACCTCTGGGCCTGATGAAAAGGGTTTCATAGACCTGTGCGTGAGAAAGGCTGGCAGGGTCACCACCGCTCTGTACAGCCTTGAAGAGAATGGCAAGGTTGGTATCCGAGGGCCTTTTGGCAATGGATATCCGGTAGATAAAATGAGAGGCGGCAACCTGCTTATAGTTGCAGGAGGCCTCGGCATAGCTCCGCTAAGGTCTTTGATACGTTATGTGCTGTGGAGGAGAGAAGCTTTTAAAGAGGTTGCTATTGTCTATGGTACGAAGAATCCGGCAAGCCTGCTCTTTAACGAAGAGATGCGTGAACTGGTCTTAAGAAGAGACATAAAATGCCTGCTCACTGTTGACAGCGCGCAGGATAATGAATCATGGAAAGGGCATGTGGGTTCCGTGACAGATTTAATCGATATGACAGGTATGCCGCTCATGGATACTTCTGTCGCAGTCTGCGGGCCGCCCGGTTTTTATAAATATGTTCTTGAAAAACTTCTCAGCCTCGGCTGTTCAAAGGGGAAAATTTATATGTCTCTTGAGAGAAGGATGGAGTGCGGAGAGGGCAAGTGCGGGCATTGCGTCATAGGGCATAAGTACACCTGCATCGACGGGCCGATATTTACATATTGGGATGCGATAAATCTTCCGGAGATATTTTAG